Proteins from a genomic interval of Paenibacillus sp. FSL R5-0623:
- a CDS encoding polysaccharide deacetylase family protein: protein MFRHTAALIIAASLLLSACGTAEEKTSDNSAPAGESTTTVQEEQGNSNPAETGKPGSGVPEPSTEDSTANEEKPESSEKISTEEKVEKTYHMNENYYIKPNDEASPNKVVLLTFDDGPKEEKMITSLIDTLDKHNAKAIFFVNGYRVKSHPELLKLIHERGQIVGNHAWDHEDLKKMSKAEAAKQVTDVQKIVKDTIGEEPQFFRPPFGSGNDALKAAVKKKGMLYMTWSNGSLDWDKSTKDKPEKVIQNVLDQLNPGSNILMHELPWTVEALDELLTKLEKKGYSFVDPRAIELEAR, encoded by the coding sequence CTGCTGTCAGCTTGTGGGACAGCGGAAGAAAAAACATCTGATAATTCCGCACCAGCGGGTGAATCAACTACTACGGTTCAAGAAGAGCAAGGTAACTCTAACCCAGCTGAAACAGGAAAACCCGGATCTGGTGTACCCGAGCCTTCAACGGAAGATTCAACTGCGAATGAAGAAAAACCTGAATCTTCTGAGAAGATTTCTACAGAAGAGAAAGTGGAAAAGACGTATCATATGAATGAAAATTATTATATTAAACCAAACGATGAAGCGAGCCCAAATAAAGTGGTCTTGTTAACTTTTGATGATGGGCCCAAAGAAGAAAAGATGATTACTTCACTGATCGACACTTTAGATAAACATAACGCTAAAGCGATATTTTTCGTCAATGGATATCGGGTGAAAAGCCATCCGGAATTGCTCAAACTCATACATGAACGGGGTCAGATTGTAGGCAATCATGCCTGGGATCATGAGGATCTCAAAAAAATGTCCAAAGCTGAGGCGGCAAAACAGGTTACAGATGTCCAAAAAATAGTGAAGGATACCATTGGTGAGGAACCGCAATTCTTCCGTCCACCTTTTGGGTCGGGAAATGATGCACTGAAGGCTGCTGTGAAGAAAAAGGGCATGTTATATATGACTTGGTCTAATGGTTCGCTCGATTGGGATAAAAGCACCAAAGACAAACCGGAAAAAGTCATCCAAAATGTACTGGACCAGTTAAATCCCGGAAGCAATATTTTGATGCACGAGTTGCCATGGACGGTTGAAGCATTGGATGAATTGCTGACCAAGCTCGAGAAGAAAGGATATTCCTTTGTTGATCCGCGTGCAATTGAATTGGAAGCTCGTTAA